One Methylobacterium sp. 77 DNA window includes the following coding sequences:
- a CDS encoding sigma-54 dependent transcriptional regulator, with protein sequence MSADILIVDDEADIRDLVAGILDDEGHRTRTAGGSDEALAAIEARRPHLVFLDIWLQGSRLDGLQVLDQIKIGHPDLPVVMISGHGNIETAVAAIKAGAYDFIEKPFKADRLILVAERALEASRLKREVRDLKARSGQASRLVGGSVAVNQLRQTVERVAPTNARVMILGAPGSGKELSARTLHGSSARASGPFVVINAAMITPETMEAELFGVEAGEGRARRVGALEEAHGGSLYIDEIADMPRETQNRILRVLVDQNFQRVGGTTRVHVDVRIISSSSRDLAEEIAAGRFREDLFHRLSVVPIRVPSLSERREDVPELITFFMEQISAATGLARRRIAEDAMAVLQSHDWPGNIRQLRNNVERLMILTHADPEQEVTSEMLPTEIGALVPTTPNGAGGEKLMSLALREAREIFEREYLIAQIARFSGNISRTAEFIGMERSALHRKLKSLGIGP encoded by the coding sequence ATGAGCGCCGATATCCTGATCGTCGACGACGAGGCCGACATCCGCGACCTCGTCGCCGGTATCCTCGACGACGAAGGCCACCGCACCCGCACGGCCGGGGGCTCCGACGAGGCGCTGGCCGCCATCGAGGCGCGCCGGCCCCACCTCGTTTTCCTCGACATCTGGCTCCAGGGCTCGCGCCTCGATGGATTGCAGGTGCTCGACCAGATCAAGATCGGGCATCCCGACCTGCCGGTGGTGATGATCTCGGGCCACGGCAACATCGAGACGGCGGTGGCGGCCATCAAGGCCGGCGCCTACGACTTCATCGAGAAGCCGTTCAAGGCGGACAGGCTCATCCTGGTCGCCGAGCGCGCCCTCGAAGCCTCCCGCCTCAAGCGCGAGGTACGCGACCTGAAGGCGCGGTCCGGCCAGGCGAGCCGGCTCGTCGGCGGGTCCGTGGCGGTCAACCAGTTGCGCCAGACGGTAGAGCGGGTCGCCCCGACCAATGCCCGCGTGATGATCCTCGGCGCGCCGGGATCGGGCAAGGAACTCTCTGCGCGGACCCTCCACGGATCGTCAGCCCGTGCCAGCGGCCCCTTCGTCGTCATCAACGCGGCGATGATCACGCCGGAAACGATGGAGGCGGAACTGTTCGGCGTCGAAGCCGGGGAGGGTCGTGCCCGCCGGGTCGGTGCGCTCGAGGAGGCCCATGGCGGCTCCCTCTACATCGACGAGATCGCGGACATGCCGCGCGAGACCCAGAATCGCATCCTGCGGGTGCTGGTGGATCAGAACTTCCAGCGCGTCGGCGGCACGACGCGCGTGCATGTGGACGTGCGCATCATCTCCTCCTCGTCGCGCGACCTCGCCGAGGAAATCGCTGCCGGCCGCTTCCGCGAGGACCTGTTCCACCGCCTCTCGGTGGTGCCGATCCGGGTGCCGTCCCTGTCCGAGCGGCGCGAGGACGTGCCGGAACTGATCACCTTCTTCATGGAGCAGATCTCGGCCGCGACCGGCCTCGCCCGCAGGCGCATCGCGGAGGACGCCATGGCGGTCCTGCAATCGCATGACTGGCCCGGCAACATCCGTCAGCTGCGCAACAACGTCGAGCGGCTGATGATCCTCACCCATGCCGATCCGGAGCAGGAGGTGACCTCCGAAATGCTGCCCACGGAGATCGGCGCGCTCGTTCCGACGACGCCGAACGGCGCGGGTGGCGAGAAGCTGATGAGCCTCGCCTTGCGTGAAGCGCGGGAAATCTTCGAGCGCGAGTATCTGATCGCGCAGATTGCACGATTCTCCGGAAACATTTCGCGGACCGCCGAGTTCATCGGCATGGAACGGTCGGCACTGCACCGCAAGTTGAAGTCGCTCGGCATCGGACCTTGA
- the hfq gene encoding RNA chaperone Hfq: protein MAGERAQNLQDTFLNHVRKNKIPLTIFLVNGVKLQGVVTWFDNFCVLLRRDGHSQLVYKHAISTIMPGHPVQLFEPDETAPEKA from the coding sequence ATGGCGGGCGAACGCGCTCAGAATCTGCAGGACACGTTTCTCAACCATGTCCGCAAGAACAAGATCCCGCTCACGATCTTCCTCGTCAATGGCGTCAAACTTCAGGGCGTCGTGACGTGGTTCGACAACTTTTGCGTTCTTCTACGCCGCGACGGCCATTCGCAACTCGTCTACAAGCACGCCATCTCGACCATCATGCCCGGACATCCGGTCCAGTTGTTCGAACCGGACGAGACGGCGCCCGAGAAGGCGTGA
- the hflX gene encoding GTPase HflX, whose protein sequence is MTQMTTPGEARLQAMAAPEGEIAAATHTLVIGPYLTRAAAPKASGAPVLVTRSSDARIDEAAGLAAAIELDVIEAIIAPVSRIRPSTYLGKGRVEELAGRIKAEEIGLVVMDCALSPVQQRNLEKAFGCKVIDRTGLILEIFGRRASTREGTLQVEHAHLAYQRSRLVRSWTHLERQRGGFGFLGGPGETQIEADRRMIQERMTKIERELDSVTRTRGLHRESRARVPYPIVALVGYTNAGKSTLFNALTKAEVMAKDMLFATLDPTARATKLPHGETVILSDTVGFISELPTALIAAFRATLEDVIEADILLHVRDVSHVDSEAQAEDVGDVLRELGIETTAERIIEVWNKADLLDDSERTRLLNLSAQGRSDRDSDVPILVSALTGEGLAALSGRIEARIAKRRSTFAVTLAPEDGAALNWLYENAEVLDRRAEEEGTIHLAIRVAPEKEPRFLNRFSSARKLSRAE, encoded by the coding sequence ATGACGCAAATGACAACGCCGGGCGAAGCCCGGCTCCAGGCAATGGCCGCTCCCGAGGGTGAGATCGCGGCTGCGACCCATACGCTGGTGATCGGTCCCTATCTCACGCGTGCCGCCGCCCCCAAAGCGAGCGGGGCACCGGTCCTCGTCACACGCTCCAGCGACGCGAGAATCGACGAGGCGGCAGGCCTCGCCGCCGCGATCGAGCTGGACGTGATCGAAGCGATCATCGCACCGGTCTCGCGCATCCGGCCCTCCACCTATCTCGGCAAGGGCCGCGTCGAGGAACTCGCCGGACGGATCAAGGCCGAGGAGATCGGCCTCGTCGTGATGGATTGCGCCCTCTCTCCGGTGCAGCAGCGCAACCTGGAAAAGGCCTTCGGCTGCAAGGTCATCGACCGCACCGGTCTCATTCTCGAAATCTTCGGCCGGCGAGCCTCGACACGCGAGGGCACGCTGCAGGTCGAGCACGCCCATCTCGCCTACCAGAGAAGCCGGCTCGTGCGGTCCTGGACCCATCTCGAACGCCAGCGCGGCGGCTTCGGCTTCCTCGGCGGCCCCGGCGAGACGCAGATCGAGGCCGATCGCCGGATGATCCAGGAGCGGATGACCAAGATCGAGCGCGAGCTCGACAGCGTGACCCGCACCCGCGGCCTGCATCGCGAGAGCCGCGCGCGGGTGCCGTACCCGATCGTGGCGCTCGTCGGCTACACCAATGCCGGCAAGTCGACGCTGTTCAATGCCCTGACCAAGGCGGAGGTGATGGCCAAGGACATGCTGTTCGCCACCCTCGACCCGACGGCGCGGGCGACGAAGCTGCCGCACGGCGAGACGGTGATCCTGTCGGACACGGTGGGCTTCATCTCGGAGCTGCCGACCGCGCTCATCGCCGCCTTCCGCGCCACGCTCGAGGACGTGATCGAGGCCGATATCCTGCTTCATGTCCGCGACGTCAGCCACGTCGATTCGGAAGCGCAGGCGGAGGATGTCGGCGACGTGCTGCGGGAACTCGGCATCGAGACGACGGCGGAGCGAATCATCGAGGTCTGGAACAAGGCCGATCTGCTCGATGATTCGGAGCGCACCCGCCTGCTCAACCTGAGCGCCCAGGGACGAAGCGACCGGGACAGCGATGTGCCGATCCTGGTCTCGGCCCTGACCGGGGAAGGCTTGGCGGCCTTGTCGGGACGAATCGAGGCGCGAATCGCCAAGCGGCGCTCGACCTTCGCGGTGACCCTGGCGCCCGAAGACGGCGCGGCACTGAACTGGCTCTACGAAAACGCGGAAGTGCTGGACCGTCGCGCCGAGGAGGAGGGCACCATCCACCTCGCCATCCGCGTGGCGCCCGAGAAGGAGCCGCGCTTCCTCAACCGTTTCTCCAGCGCGCGAAAGCTGAGCCGGGCGGAGTAG
- a CDS encoding fasciclin domain-containing protein, translating into MTNAHARRPMASTIAAVALAFSMGAAFPVAALAKNPMVGGAPMYASKNIVENAVNSKDHTTLVAAVKAAGLVDTLASAGPFTVFAPTNAAFAKLPAGTVETLVKPENKATLTSILTYHVVPGTLTAKDLMKIAKDGGGEGQIKTVQGTPLVVQTKGKAVYLTDTKGNTAKVTIANVMQSNGVIHVINSVLQP; encoded by the coding sequence ATGACCAACGCTCACGCCCGTCGCCCCATGGCTTCCACGATCGCCGCCGTCGCGCTCGCCTTCTCCATGGGCGCCGCCTTCCCGGTGGCCGCGCTCGCCAAGAACCCGATGGTCGGCGGCGCTCCGATGTATGCCTCCAAGAACATCGTCGAGAACGCGGTCAATTCGAAGGACCACACCACCCTCGTCGCCGCCGTGAAGGCCGCCGGCCTCGTCGACACCCTGGCCAGCGCCGGCCCGTTCACCGTCTTCGCGCCCACCAACGCCGCCTTCGCCAAGCTGCCGGCCGGCACCGTCGAGACCCTGGTGAAGCCCGAGAACAAGGCGACCCTCACCTCGATCCTGACCTACCACGTCGTCCCCGGCACCCTGACCGCCAAGGACCTCATGAAGATCGCCAAGGACGGTGGCGGTGAAGGCCAGATCAAGACCGTGCAGGGCACGCCGCTCGTGGTTCAGACCAAGGGCAAGGCCGTGTACCTGACCGACACCAAGGGCAACACCGCCAAGGTGACCATCGCCAACGTGATGCAGTCGAACGGCGTGATCCACGTCATCAACAGCGTGCTGCAGCCGTAA
- a CDS encoding transporter has protein sequence MTKNWLATGALALTMGMTATASYAQTTTVPGEQVGLATGAPLPEGIYALNTFVYRSNDVGAVDVGVNIPVLVWSTPLVPLGGRIELLVAPPTVFAFGKRGGPTGIKDLSINVGTFVGGIWAFDLGNNFGVSLLGGAYLNDLNGDRGVLVQNNGAFAGAPVLGQLSSNTYRFGVAGSYTGDGYNLTANLTANVYDSPGRFSGGGNTVGFGNTFGPFNISDSLNLDLTATKKFGKFEIGAIGYGTYNFDTSAFSLAAGDRGYFRMGGLIGYDFGPFTVQAYGARTVASATRAGEATEGWFRIIAPLYSPTPVAAAAPIIRKY, from the coding sequence ATGACGAAGAACTGGCTTGCCACCGGAGCGCTCGCGCTCACCATGGGCATGACTGCTACGGCTTCTTACGCTCAGACCACCACCGTTCCCGGTGAGCAGGTCGGCCTCGCCACCGGCGCTCCGCTGCCCGAGGGTATCTACGCCCTCAACACCTTCGTGTACCGCAGCAACGACGTCGGTGCCGTCGACGTCGGCGTGAACATTCCCGTGCTCGTCTGGTCGACCCCGCTGGTTCCGCTCGGCGGCCGCATCGAGTTGCTCGTTGCTCCCCCGACCGTCTTTGCCTTCGGCAAGCGCGGCGGCCCCACGGGCATCAAGGATCTCTCGATCAACGTCGGTACGTTCGTCGGCGGCATCTGGGCCTTCGATCTCGGCAACAACTTCGGCGTCAGCTTGCTCGGCGGCGCCTACCTGAACGACCTCAATGGCGATCGCGGCGTTCTCGTGCAGAACAACGGCGCATTTGCCGGCGCTCCGGTCCTCGGCCAGCTGTCCTCCAACACCTACCGCTTCGGCGTTGCCGGCAGCTACACCGGTGATGGCTACAACCTGACCGCCAACCTGACCGCCAACGTCTACGACTCGCCGGGTCGCTTCTCCGGCGGCGGCAACACGGTGGGCTTCGGCAACACCTTCGGTCCGTTCAACATCTCCGACTCGCTCAACCTCGACCTCACCGCGACCAAGAAGTTCGGCAAGTTCGAGATCGGCGCCATCGGTTACGGCACCTATAACTTCGACACCAGCGCGTTCAGCCTTGCTGCTGGCGACCGCGGCTACTTCCGCATGGGTGGCCTCATCGGCTACGACTTCGGACCGTTCACCGTCCAGGCCTACGGCGCCCGTACCGTCGCTTCCGCGACCCGCGCCGGCGAAGCCACCGAAGGCTGGTTCCGCATCATCGCTCCGCTGTACTCGCCGACCCCGGTCGCCGCTGCCGCGCCGATCATCCGCAAGTACTGA
- the uvrA gene encoding excinuclease ABC subunit UvrA, which translates to MARAKAAAKHADAADDAKLQKLFDGVQDRRVIAVRGAREHNLKNIDLTIPRDKLVVFTGLSGSGKSSLAFDTIYAEGQRRYVESLSAYARQFLEMMSKPDVDQIDGLSPAISIEQKTTSKNPRSTVGTVTEIYDYMRLLWARVGIPYSPATGLPIESQTVSQMVDRVLAMPEKSRLYLLAPVVRGRKGEYRKEIAEFQKKGFQRLRIDGEYYPIDDAPKLDKKLKHDIDVVVDRLVVRSDIAARLADSFETALELADGIALIEFADPSEGETITFSSRFACPVSGFTIAEIEPRLFSFNNPFGACPTCGGIGHEMRIDPELVISDVKLSLKRGAVGPWAKSTSPYYGQTLDALAGHYGFKTTSPWSDLPETAHKVILYGSGRESIRFAYNDGMRAYEVNKPFEGVIPNLERRYKETESDASRDEIARFMSETPCASCGGKRLKIEALSVKVALQDIGEVTGLSVREGHRWFSELSDKLTDKQNEIAFRILKEIRDRLTFLVDVGLDYLTLARGSGSLSGGESQRIRLASQIGSGLTGVLYVLDEPSIGLHQRDNERLLGTLKRLRDLGNSVIVVEHDEDAILQADYVVDVGPGAGIHGGRIIAQGTPEEVLKNPASLTAKYLTGEMSVRTPTARRKAKKGKLTLVGARGNNLKDVSVDIPLGTFTCVSGVSGGGKSTLIIDTLYKAVAKSLNGAMEHPAPFDRLEGLENLDKVIDIDQSPIGRTPRSNPATYTGAFTPIRDWFAGLPEAKARGYQAGRFSFNVKGGRCEACSGDGVIKIEMHFLPDVYVTCDVCKGRRYDRETLEVKYRNHSIADVLDMTVEEAADLFKAVPTIREKMETLARVGLGYVKVGQQATTLSGGEAQRVKLSKELSKRATGRTLYILDEPTTGLHFHDVAKLMEVLHELVDQGNTVVVIEHNLEVIKTADWVIDMGPEGGDGGGVVVAEGTPEQIAKSKASHTGRFLRDVLARRPLAEIASKGRDAAE; encoded by the coding sequence ATGGCCAGAGCCAAAGCCGCCGCGAAGCATGCCGATGCCGCGGACGACGCCAAGCTTCAGAAGCTGTTCGACGGAGTTCAGGATCGCCGTGTCATCGCTGTCCGCGGCGCGCGCGAGCACAATCTCAAGAACATCGATCTCACGATCCCGCGCGACAAGCTGGTCGTCTTCACCGGCCTGTCCGGCTCGGGCAAGTCGTCGCTCGCCTTCGACACGATCTACGCGGAAGGCCAGCGCCGCTACGTCGAATCGCTCTCGGCCTATGCCCGCCAGTTCCTCGAGATGATGTCGAAGCCCGATGTCGACCAGATCGACGGGCTCTCGCCGGCCATCTCCATCGAGCAGAAGACGACGTCGAAGAACCCGCGCTCCACCGTGGGGACGGTCACCGAGATCTACGATTACATGCGCCTGCTCTGGGCGCGGGTCGGCATCCCCTATTCGCCGGCCACCGGGCTTCCGATCGAGAGCCAGACCGTCAGCCAGATGGTCGACAGGGTGCTGGCGATGCCCGAGAAGAGCCGGCTCTATCTCCTGGCTCCGGTGGTGCGCGGCCGCAAGGGCGAGTACCGCAAGGAGATCGCCGAGTTCCAGAAGAAGGGTTTCCAGCGCCTGCGCATCGACGGCGAGTATTACCCGATCGATGACGCGCCGAAGCTCGACAAGAAGCTCAAGCACGATATCGACGTGGTGGTCGACCGCCTCGTCGTGCGCTCCGACATCGCGGCGCGTCTCGCCGATTCGTTCGAGACGGCTCTGGAACTGGCCGACGGCATCGCGCTGATCGAGTTCGCCGATCCGTCCGAGGGCGAGACCATCACCTTCTCCTCGCGGTTCGCCTGTCCGGTCTCCGGCTTCACCATCGCCGAGATCGAGCCGCGGCTGTTCTCGTTCAACAATCCGTTCGGAGCCTGCCCGACCTGCGGCGGTATCGGCCATGAGATGAGGATTGACCCCGAGCTCGTGATCTCGGACGTCAAGCTCAGTCTCAAGCGCGGCGCCGTCGGCCCCTGGGCGAAATCGACCTCGCCTTATTACGGTCAGACCCTGGACGCGCTGGCCGGGCATTACGGCTTCAAGACCACATCGCCCTGGTCCGACCTGCCGGAGACGGCGCACAAGGTGATCCTCTATGGCTCCGGCCGTGAGTCGATCCGCTTCGCCTATAATGACGGCATGCGCGCCTACGAGGTGAACAAGCCGTTCGAGGGCGTGATCCCGAATCTGGAACGGCGCTACAAGGAGACCGAGAGCGACGCCTCGCGCGACGAGATCGCCCGGTTCATGAGCGAGACTCCCTGCGCCTCCTGCGGCGGCAAGCGGCTCAAGATCGAGGCCCTGTCGGTCAAGGTCGCCCTGCAGGATATCGGCGAGGTCACCGGGCTCTCGGTGCGCGAGGGGCATCGCTGGTTCTCGGAACTATCCGACAAGCTCACGGACAAGCAGAACGAGATCGCCTTCCGCATCCTCAAGGAGATCCGCGATCGGCTGACCTTCCTCGTCGATGTCGGCCTCGACTACCTCACCCTCGCCCGCGGCTCGGGCTCGCTCTCGGGCGGCGAGAGCCAGCGCATCCGCCTCGCTTCGCAGATCGGCTCGGGCCTCACGGGCGTGCTCTACGTTCTCGACGAGCCCTCCATCGGCCTGCATCAGCGCGACAACGAGCGCCTGCTCGGCACGCTGAAGCGCCTGCGCGACCTCGGCAACTCGGTGATCGTCGTCGAGCACGACGAGGACGCCATCCTGCAGGCGGATTACGTGGTCGATGTGGGCCCGGGCGCCGGTATCCATGGCGGCCGGATCATCGCGCAGGGTACGCCGGAGGAGGTGCTGAAGAACCCGGCCTCGCTCACCGCCAAATACCTCACCGGCGAGATGAGCGTGCGCACGCCCACCGCCCGGCGCAAGGCGAAGAAGGGCAAGCTGACCCTCGTCGGTGCCCGCGGCAACAACCTGAAGGACGTCAGCGTCGATATCCCGCTCGGCACCTTCACCTGCGTCTCGGGCGTCTCGGGCGGCGGCAAGTCCACCCTCATCATCGACACGCTCTACAAGGCGGTGGCCAAATCCCTCAACGGCGCCATGGAGCACCCGGCCCCGTTCGACCGCCTCGAGGGACTCGAGAATCTCGACAAGGTCATCGACATCGACCAATCGCCGATCGGCCGCACCCCGCGCTCGAACCCGGCGACCTATACCGGCGCCTTCACCCCGATTCGCGATTGGTTCGCCGGTCTGCCGGAGGCCAAGGCGCGCGGTTACCAGGCGGGTCGCTTCTCCTTCAACGTCAAGGGCGGGCGCTGCGAGGCCTGCTCGGGCGACGGCGTCATCAAGATCGAGATGCACTTCCTGCCGGACGTCTACGTCACCTGCGACGTCTGCAAGGGCCGCCGCTACGACCGTGAGACGCTGGAGGTGAAGTACCGCAACCATTCCATCGCCGACGTGCTCGACATGACCGTCGAGGAGGCGGCCGACCTGTTCAAGGCGGTGCCGACCATCCGCGAGAAGATGGAGACGCTGGCCCGCGTCGGCCTCGGCTACGTCAAGGTCGGCCAGCAGGCCACCACCCTGTCGGGCGGCGAGGCGCAGCGGGTGAAGCTCTCGAAGGAACTCTCGAAGCGCGCGACCGGACGCACCCTCTATATCCTCGACGAGCCGACCACCGGCCTTCACTTCCACGATGTCGCCAAGCTCATGGAAGTGCTCCACGAACTGGTCGATCAGGGCAACACCGTTGTGGTGATCGAGCACAACCTCGAGGTCATCAAGACCGCCGACTGGGTCATCGACATGGGTCCCGAGGGCGGTGATGGCGGTGGTGTCGTCGTCGCCGAGGGCACGCCGGAGCAGATCGCCAAGTCGAAGGCGAGCCATACCGGCCGGTTCCTGCGCGACGTGCTGGCCCGCCGGCCCCTCGCCGAGATCGCGTCCAAGGGACGGGACGCGGCGGAATAG
- a CDS encoding PAS domain-containing methyl-accepting chemotaxis protein — protein sequence MFNGWGTSAIEAKAKLDAVDRSNGIIEFALDGTILMANQNFLDAVGYTLDEIKGRHHSLFVEADERNSPDYLQFWADLRTGRFQAAEYRRLGKGGREIWIEASYNPVLDRSGKPYKVIKLATDVTRRKIEDADRKGQVEAIGKSQAVIAFDLDGTILDANDNFLTALGYTLPEIVGRHHRLFVEETAREGAAYAEFWNALKRGVYQAGQFKRIAKDGREIWIEASYNPILDASGRPYKVVKFSTDITAQITLLTDLKLIIERNFSAIDQALAISSDASSSATDAAQSTAENVQTVAAAAEELAACVAEISQSMAKSQEATDEASIQVQAAGHFTQQLSDAATAMGGIVGLIRTIAGQINLLALNATIESARAGEAGRGFAVVAQEVKNLANQAARATERITGEIDSVQTISKQVVAALGTIGTSVETMRDHVVSTAAAVEEQSVVTRDMSSNMQVAAGAVSTIAQNVRGISGSVLSVSDAVGTTKNAVRVLAR from the coding sequence ATGTTCAATGGCTGGGGCACGTCGGCAATCGAAGCAAAAGCGAAGCTCGATGCCGTCGATCGTTCGAACGGGATCATCGAATTCGCCCTCGACGGCACGATCCTCATGGCCAACCAGAACTTCCTCGATGCGGTAGGCTACACGCTGGACGAGATCAAAGGCCGTCATCACAGCCTGTTCGTCGAAGCGGATGAGAGGAACAGTCCCGACTACCTGCAATTCTGGGCCGATCTGCGCACCGGACGCTTTCAGGCCGCGGAGTATCGTCGGCTCGGTAAAGGCGGTCGGGAAATCTGGATCGAGGCGTCCTACAACCCCGTCCTCGACCGGAGCGGAAAACCCTACAAGGTGATCAAGCTCGCGACCGACGTCACCCGACGCAAGATCGAGGATGCGGATCGCAAGGGCCAAGTCGAGGCGATCGGCAAGTCCCAGGCGGTGATCGCGTTCGACCTCGACGGTACCATCCTCGACGCCAACGACAATTTCCTGACGGCTCTGGGTTACACGCTGCCCGAGATCGTCGGCCGGCATCATCGGCTCTTCGTGGAGGAGACGGCCAGGGAGGGCGCGGCCTATGCCGAGTTCTGGAATGCCCTCAAGCGCGGCGTGTACCAGGCCGGGCAATTCAAGCGAATCGCGAAGGACGGCCGCGAGATCTGGATCGAGGCATCCTACAACCCGATCCTCGACGCGAGCGGACGGCCCTACAAGGTGGTGAAGTTCTCGACCGACATCACCGCGCAGATCACGCTCCTCACCGATCTCAAGCTCATCATCGAGCGGAATTTCAGCGCCATCGACCAGGCTCTCGCCATTTCCAGCGATGCCTCGTCGTCAGCCACCGACGCGGCTCAGTCGACGGCCGAGAACGTGCAGACCGTGGCTGCGGCAGCCGAGGAACTGGCAGCCTGCGTCGCGGAAATCTCGCAAAGCATGGCGAAATCGCAGGAAGCGACGGACGAGGCCAGCATCCAGGTTCAGGCGGCCGGGCACTTCACGCAGCAGCTTTCCGATGCGGCCACCGCCATGGGCGGCATCGTCGGCCTGATCCGCACCATCGCCGGCCAGATCAATCTGCTGGCGCTCAATGCGACGATCGAATCGGCCCGCGCCGGCGAGGCCGGTCGAGGGTTCGCCGTGGTGGCGCAGGAGGTGAAGAACCTCGCCAATCAGGCGGCCCGCGCCACGGAGCGGATCACCGGCGAGATCGACAGCGTTCAGACGATCTCGAAGCAGGTCGTCGCCGCCCTCGGTACGATCGGCACTTCGGTGGAGACGATGCGCGATCACGTGGTCTCGACCGCTGCGGCGGTGGAGGAGCAGAGCGTCGTCACCCGTGACATGTCCTCGAACATGCAGGTGGCGGCAGGCGCGGTCAGCACGATCGCGCAGAATGTCCGCGGCATCTCCGGATCCGTCCTCAGCGTCTCCGACGCCGTCGGCACGACCAAGAACGCCGTTCGGGTTCTGGCCCGCTGA